One part of the Mariniblastus fucicola genome encodes these proteins:
- a CDS encoding peptidylprolyl isomerase: MKRRNKRRKSNPFHFAKLEPRQLLAGDLGELNLLTNGDFSEVPTAGAVPDFYDSADVAGWNATNVADGQQIVLYTFGTGDDANTVLKLDSTADQVDYVFQDVATTAGETYLLTFDLQGQNPGELVVENVEVFWNGEQVGLFESTGIWTTHAMVVTGAAEGDSTLEFREAADGSTLSGDGIGVLIDNVNVALATATTGVTNGSFETVTGDGPFFSNGNVEGWNALERGDRPDLIQIQPNGDNDNAAATDGSQVLNLDTTSDVVDHVFADFATVEGQTYFVTFDMFADGDQSTDADEVRIRWKSPDADIQTDQWIATVFGNNTWQSYGFMVTGLGDVSRLELREPAGSPGDGSGALIDNVQLFSVEGIINDLVVDANGTADGTSATAELVQGQTRASVAESLTLDHASGSNLTSATITITDSPSQPEDSLEVTPGDSGITSSFNPASGTLTLTGNASVATWQTVLRTLEYVNSNTSQTIGTRSLSIVVSDDSILGDDKDSTAATVGVDVVANELAMAAIEVQTVEAGSPLWVTLDVSNPADVALQYTGESGDASLLTPRFETGDSWRLNISAPDVTTNGVATPLEGEITFQLFDNIFGSADARATDRITTLTNDGFFDDTQFHRVDSDFVIQGGDPTATGTGGSDLGDFDDQFSTLLQHNRTGLLSYAKSLDDTNDSQFFITDTATRFLDYQHTIFGVLTSGEDLRESIANVDIGTDPNNVSNSEFPTGAVTITSAEIYQDNQRAALLLVAPEGVTGETTMTVTARDVNGNETSQTITVNIVAPTGDNVDSNPFLDDIPDLAGFYNVQQTYQLTSQDVENDSVRYLDLAQIETINEGLSSFFQIQVPQFDSDDSFDYSVDIDTGLVTYTPGEFGDSPETVQFIVGVAQEPRDGEPINNGNVDLQVVTITLSQPSSL, translated from the coding sequence ATGAAACGACGAAACAAGCGAAGAAAGTCCAACCCGTTCCACTTTGCCAAACTTGAGCCGCGGCAGCTATTGGCCGGAGATCTTGGCGAACTGAATCTGTTGACGAACGGCGATTTCTCGGAGGTGCCCACCGCAGGAGCGGTTCCCGATTTCTACGACTCCGCCGACGTAGCCGGTTGGAATGCAACCAACGTCGCGGACGGTCAGCAGATCGTGCTGTACACATTCGGCACCGGTGACGACGCGAACACCGTTTTGAAACTGGACTCCACCGCCGATCAGGTTGACTACGTTTTCCAGGACGTCGCGACGACCGCGGGCGAAACGTATCTGTTGACGTTTGACTTGCAGGGCCAGAATCCCGGAGAGTTGGTCGTTGAGAACGTCGAAGTTTTCTGGAACGGCGAACAGGTTGGTCTGTTCGAGTCGACCGGAATCTGGACGACACACGCGATGGTTGTCACCGGAGCTGCCGAAGGTGATTCAACGTTGGAGTTCCGCGAAGCCGCTGATGGCTCGACGCTTTCTGGTGATGGCATCGGAGTGCTGATCGACAACGTCAACGTGGCGCTCGCAACAGCAACAACAGGCGTCACCAACGGTAGCTTTGAAACGGTAACGGGCGACGGTCCGTTTTTCTCCAACGGCAACGTTGAAGGCTGGAATGCGCTCGAACGTGGCGATCGTCCTGACTTGATTCAAATTCAGCCCAACGGCGACAATGATAACGCGGCAGCGACTGACGGATCTCAGGTTCTCAACCTCGACACGACTAGCGATGTTGTAGATCATGTGTTCGCCGATTTCGCGACCGTTGAAGGCCAAACGTATTTTGTTACTTTCGACATGTTCGCGGACGGCGACCAGTCAACTGACGCGGACGAAGTTCGTATTCGCTGGAAGTCTCCGGATGCGGATATTCAAACGGATCAATGGATCGCAACGGTATTCGGCAACAACACGTGGCAGTCGTACGGCTTCATGGTAACCGGTTTGGGCGATGTTTCCCGTTTGGAGTTGCGTGAGCCGGCGGGAAGTCCTGGCGATGGATCAGGTGCCTTGATTGACAACGTGCAACTGTTTTCTGTCGAAGGAATTATCAACGATTTGGTTGTTGACGCTAACGGAACGGCAGATGGCACGTCGGCAACGGCGGAGCTCGTTCAGGGGCAAACACGGGCCAGCGTCGCCGAATCACTGACTCTGGATCATGCCAGTGGGTCGAATCTGACCAGCGCTACGATCACCATCACTGATTCGCCTTCGCAGCCAGAGGACTCGCTCGAAGTGACTCCCGGGGACAGCGGAATCACTTCCAGCTTCAACCCGGCGTCGGGAACTTTGACGCTCACCGGAAACGCTTCGGTCGCGACATGGCAAACCGTTCTGCGCACACTGGAATACGTGAACAGCAACACCTCGCAAACGATTGGTACGCGTTCGCTTTCGATCGTCGTGAGCGACGATTCGATTCTGGGTGATGACAAAGACAGCACGGCGGCGACCGTCGGTGTGGATGTTGTTGCGAACGAATTGGCGATGGCTGCGATTGAAGTTCAAACTGTCGAAGCCGGTTCGCCTCTGTGGGTCACGTTGGACGTGAGCAATCCAGCCGATGTGGCGTTGCAGTACACGGGTGAATCCGGAGACGCTTCTCTGTTGACTCCGCGATTTGAAACCGGAGACAGCTGGCGGCTGAACATTTCGGCTCCGGACGTAACGACTAACGGTGTGGCGACTCCACTGGAAGGAGAGATTACGTTCCAGCTGTTCGACAATATTTTCGGATCAGCCGATGCTCGTGCCACGGATCGAATCACGACGCTGACCAATGACGGATTCTTTGACGACACCCAGTTCCATCGCGTTGATTCAGATTTTGTAATTCAGGGCGGTGACCCGACCGCTACCGGAACCGGTGGTTCTGACTTGGGTGACTTCGACGACCAGTTCAGCACACTGCTGCAGCACAACCGCACCGGTTTGTTGTCATACGCGAAAAGCCTGGACGATACGAACGATTCGCAGTTCTTCATCACCGACACTGCGACTCGGTTCCTCGATTATCAACACACGATCTTCGGCGTGCTGACGTCAGGTGAGGATCTCAGGGAATCGATCGCCAATGTCGACATTGGGACCGATCCGAACAACGTCTCCAACAGCGAATTCCCGACAGGAGCTGTCACGATCACCAGTGCGGAAATCTATCAGGACAACCAGCGAGCAGCTTTGCTGTTGGTGGCTCCTGAAGGCGTGACTGGCGAAACGACGATGACGGTGACCGCCAGAGACGTAAACGGAAACGAGACATCACAAACGATCACGGTGAACATCGTTGCTCCAACTGGTGACAACGTTGACAGCAACCCGTTCCTCGATGACATCCCGGATTTGGCTGGTTTCTACAATGTGCAGCAAACCTATCAGCTGACGTCGCAAGATGTTGAGAATGACAGCGTCAGGTATCTGGATCTTGCTCAGATCGAAACGATCAACGAAGGCCTCTCTTCGTTTTTCCAGATTCAGGTTCCTCAGTTCGATTCCGACGACTCGTTTGATTACAGCGTCGACATCGACACGGGATTGGTGACCTATACACCAGGAGAGTTTGGTGACAGTCCGGAAACGGTTCAGTTCATCGTCGGTGTGGCTCAGGAGCCTCGCGACGGCGAGCCAATCAACAATGGCAACGTGGATTTGCAGGTCGTGACGATAACCTTGTCGCAACCATCGTCACTGTAG
- a CDS encoding response regulator yields the protein MSKILAVDDCSSTRAYLKKLGWKWNIEFVAVENGEDALAELEKPDAPQILLVDWVMPGMQGDELIRHIRSQETDTLRYIIMMTAKNKTEDIEGAFAAGADDYMIKPLDPNEIRARLGEGERVLFRDQSINEAFGQIGN from the coding sequence ATGAGCAAAATTTTGGCCGTTGATGACTGCAGTTCCACCCGTGCCTATCTGAAAAAGCTGGGCTGGAAATGGAACATCGAATTTGTCGCCGTCGAAAATGGCGAGGACGCATTGGCTGAGCTGGAGAAACCCGACGCGCCGCAGATCCTGTTGGTCGACTGGGTGATGCCGGGCATGCAAGGCGACGAACTTATTCGCCACATCCGCAGCCAGGAAACGGACACGCTGCGCTACATCATCATGATGACCGCGAAGAACAAGACAGAAGACATCGAAGGAGCGTTTGCGGCCGGAGCAGATGACTACATGATCAAGCCGCTCGATCCGAACGAGATCCGGGCAAGGCTTGGCGAAGGCGAACGGGTTCTCTTTCGGGACCAGTCGATCAACGAAGCCTTCGGCCAAATCGGCAATTGA
- the rph gene encoding ribonuclease PH, protein MKRKRNEIRPVKIKRNFTKTTPGSVLYQCGDTVVLCTASVSEKVPPWMAESGKGWITAEYNMLPGSTEPRKRRDRNKVDGRTTEIQRLIGRSMRAVADLEALGPRQITVDCDVLQADGGTRTASITGGMIALIDAINSFKKELPDPTKFPLRDSVAAISVGIVDGKPTSDLDYPMDFAAAVDMNVVMTGKGNFVEVQGTGEESTFTEKELGSLITLAKKGCKELTVLQQNAIGKKWPF, encoded by the coding sequence ATGAAAAGAAAACGAAACGAAATCCGTCCGGTCAAAATCAAGCGGAACTTCACCAAAACGACGCCCGGTAGCGTTCTGTATCAGTGTGGTGACACGGTCGTGCTATGTACCGCCAGTGTGAGCGAGAAAGTTCCGCCGTGGATGGCTGAAAGCGGAAAGGGCTGGATCACGGCCGAGTACAACATGTTGCCCGGCAGCACCGAGCCACGGAAACGGCGTGACCGAAACAAGGTCGACGGGCGCACGACGGAGATCCAGCGACTGATTGGTCGTTCGATGCGCGCGGTGGCTGATCTGGAAGCTCTCGGGCCGCGGCAGATCACGGTCGACTGCGATGTGTTGCAAGCCGACGGGGGAACGCGAACAGCCAGCATCACCGGAGGCATGATTGCGTTGATTGACGCAATTAACTCGTTCAAGAAAGAGCTTCCCGATCCGACGAAGTTTCCACTACGCGACTCCGTGGCGGCAATCAGTGTCGGTATCGTTGACGGAAAACCGACTTCGGATTTGGACTATCCAATGGACTTCGCTGCGGCAGTCGACATGAACGTGGTGATGACTGGCAAAGGTAACTTCGTGGAAGTCCAGGGCACGGGCGAAGAATCGACGTTCACTGAAAAAGAACTTGGCTCGCTAATCACACTTGCCAAAAAAGGCTGTAAGGAACTGACGGTATTGCAGCAAAATGCAATCGGAAAGAAGTGGCCTTTCTAG
- a CDS encoding FxsA family protein — protein sequence MFARLFLLFVIVPVIDLFLLVWISGHVGIPSTIGLVILTAAIGAWLVKLQGAEVRRKIMSQFSRQESPADLLTDGAMIFFAAGLLLTPGLLTDVFGFTLLTPFCRRFYKRVITGWFKKNFKVHVVKPDFSQGVPRDANTVDGEVVREKPVVQEPDRIEE from the coding sequence ATGTTTGCTCGCCTGTTTTTACTGTTCGTCATCGTTCCGGTAATCGACCTGTTTCTGCTGGTCTGGATTTCCGGCCACGTTGGAATTCCATCGACGATTGGGCTGGTGATTCTTACCGCTGCAATCGGCGCGTGGCTGGTGAAGCTGCAGGGTGCCGAAGTTCGGCGCAAGATCATGTCACAGTTTTCGCGGCAGGAGTCTCCGGCTGATCTGCTGACCGACGGCGCGATGATTTTCTTTGCTGCCGGCCTGTTGTTGACGCCAGGACTGCTAACCGACGTTTTTGGATTCACACTTTTGACTCCGTTTTGTCGCCGATTTTACAAACGTGTCATCACTGGCTGGTTCAAAAAGAACTTCAAGGTTCACGTGGTCAAGCCGGACTTTTCACAAGGTGTACCGCGGGACGCGAATACCGTTGATGGTGAAGTTGTCCGCGAAAAACCAGTGGTGCAGGAACCGGATCGGATTGAGGAGTAG
- a CDS encoding SixA phosphatase family protein, which produces MKTLLMMRHAKSSWDSGVASDHERPLNKRGRKDAPAMAQLLCGNDVVPDLVVSSDAKRTCETLELMQPVFEKFGSEPVIDIDGSFYHAPASEWLEKLVELSDDYSTVMFLGHNPGAEELVMHFTQAHHSMPTAAIACFEFEAERWAECDEARLIDLWRPKEI; this is translated from the coding sequence ATGAAGACGTTGTTGATGATGCGGCACGCGAAATCGTCATGGGATTCCGGTGTGGCATCGGATCACGAACGACCGCTGAACAAACGAGGCCGCAAAGATGCTCCGGCGATGGCCCAGTTGCTCTGCGGCAACGACGTGGTTCCGGATCTCGTGGTGTCGTCGGATGCGAAGCGGACTTGCGAGACTTTGGAGTTGATGCAGCCTGTTTTCGAAAAGTTCGGCTCGGAACCAGTCATCGACATCGATGGCAGTTTTTATCATGCTCCTGCGAGCGAATGGCTTGAGAAACTGGTCGAGCTATCTGACGATTATTCGACGGTGATGTTTCTGGGCCACAATCCGGGCGCTGAGGAATTGGTCATGCATTTCACGCAAGCTCATCACTCGATGCCAACAGCCGCGATTGCCTGTTTTGAATTCGAAGCAGAGCGTTGGGCCGAGTGCGATGAGGCTCGGCTGATCGATTTGTGGCGACCGAAAGAAATTTGA
- a CDS encoding thiol-disulfide oxidoreductase DCC family protein produces MNDSQPFEVFYDEHCPLCRKEINFIRKRDKRSRLKLTDISSPEFDPSDTGESLDTLMMEIHGRFADGTLVTGVEVFREIYQRIGFGAFVVPTRWVGVRWIMDRLYNLFAGIRYRSAVKRMQRLGCPIKPQVKA; encoded by the coding sequence ATGAACGATTCTCAACCATTCGAAGTTTTCTACGACGAGCATTGCCCGCTATGCCGGAAGGAGATCAATTTCATCCGCAAGCGAGACAAGCGGAGCCGTCTAAAGTTGACCGACATCTCGTCGCCAGAGTTTGACCCCAGCGACACGGGCGAGTCGCTGGATACGCTGATGATGGAAATCCACGGACGGTTCGCGGATGGAACATTGGTCACGGGCGTAGAAGTTTTTCGCGAGATCTACCAGCGGATCGGCTTTGGAGCTTTCGTCGTCCCAACTCGCTGGGTGGGCGTGCGTTGGATCATGGATCGATTGTACAACCTGTTTGCAGGCATCCGATACCGTTCGGCGGTCAAGCGGATGCAAAGGCTTGGTTGCCCGATCAAACCGCAGGTGAAAGCCTGA
- a CDS encoding glycerate kinase type-2 family protein, producing the protein MIRNDAIEIWNAGVAAVHGRTLVEDSLRVRDGRLLICDQSIDLGDFDRVLIVGGGKFSHFMAEGIENVLGPELARAKQLSGLITVPDGSNSQVTLKFVESAECRPAGVNLPTQRVLHATQRMLSLLRGADERTLVIALISGGGSALLESSSLPLKDIVSATSWLSTRGADIVQLNTVRIALSEVKGGGLARVMPTGTLIGLIVSDVPNDDLRFVSSGPTVDFGDDVAAQARDILKHFGAPNDANFPDSVVQFINSPRPVSAVRATTLNLLIGDANVARNAAIEKAKSLGYAIEPDSLADASDCEQIAEVVADVLDVAPATKSCLISLGEPTVEPGDGAGQGGRNQHAVLSAIARILTRTQPGKYCFMSAGTDGEDGNTSVAGALVTDEDLRRLSAQKAAIVESLQRFDSYTLLESNGLVFESGPTATNVADLRILLRWPRENGC; encoded by the coding sequence GTGATCCGCAATGACGCGATAGAAATCTGGAATGCCGGCGTTGCGGCGGTTCATGGCCGTACGCTGGTGGAAGATTCGCTTCGAGTCCGTGACGGGCGACTTCTGATTTGTGACCAATCGATCGACCTCGGCGATTTCGATCGTGTCCTGATTGTCGGCGGCGGCAAATTCAGCCACTTTATGGCGGAAGGAATCGAAAACGTTTTGGGGCCGGAACTCGCGAGAGCGAAGCAGCTTTCTGGCTTGATCACGGTTCCCGATGGCTCGAACTCCCAAGTCACACTCAAATTCGTTGAATCCGCAGAATGCCGGCCTGCGGGAGTGAACCTGCCAACGCAACGTGTGCTCCACGCGACGCAACGGATGCTGAGTTTGCTTCGCGGCGCCGACGAGCGAACTTTGGTGATCGCGTTGATTTCAGGAGGCGGATCGGCGCTGCTGGAAAGCTCTTCGCTTCCCTTGAAAGATATCGTTTCGGCGACGAGTTGGCTGAGCACTCGGGGCGCGGACATCGTTCAGCTCAACACGGTGCGGATCGCATTGAGCGAAGTTAAAGGCGGCGGCCTGGCACGAGTGATGCCGACTGGAACGCTCATCGGCCTGATTGTTTCAGACGTTCCCAACGACGATTTGCGATTCGTGTCCTCCGGGCCGACGGTTGATTTTGGAGACGACGTTGCCGCGCAAGCACGTGACATTCTCAAACATTTCGGTGCGCCGAACGATGCAAATTTTCCGGATTCCGTTGTGCAGTTTATCAACTCGCCCCGACCAGTTTCAGCAGTGCGAGCGACGACACTGAACCTGTTGATCGGCGATGCCAACGTAGCCAGAAACGCGGCGATCGAGAAAGCAAAATCTTTGGGCTACGCAATCGAACCGGACTCGCTTGCGGACGCCTCGGATTGCGAGCAGATTGCAGAAGTGGTGGCGGACGTTCTTGATGTCGCTCCCGCGACGAAAAGCTGTCTCATCAGTCTCGGCGAACCGACGGTTGAACCAGGCGACGGGGCAGGGCAGGGCGGTCGAAACCAACACGCGGTCCTGTCTGCGATTGCCAGGATTTTAACTCGCACGCAGCCCGGAAAATACTGCTTCATGTCGGCCGGAACCGACGGCGAAGACGGCAACACTTCCGTTGCCGGCGCCCTGGTTACTGACGAAGATTTGCGTAGACTTTCAGCGCAAAAGGCGGCCATTGTTGAGTCTCTGCAACGTTTCGACTCGTACACGTTGCTTGAATCCAACGGGCTGGTTTTCGAATCGGGACCTACGGCCACAAACGTGGCGGATCTTCGCATTCTGTTGCGCTGGCCTCGCGAAAACGGTTGTTAG
- a CDS encoding ATP-binding protein has product MQDYEKLGVFYLGREYDIENRKGRDDLLLYDSRDLCTHAVVVGMTGSGKTGLCVGMLEEAAMDRIPSIVIDPKGDISNLLLTFPNLTPEEFRPWIDEGQASRKGVTPEVFATQEADKWKEGLESWGQDAERIQRMRDNVEMRVYTPGSTYGRPLTILKSFNAPNKQVLADPDLLGDRISSAASGLLSLLGIDADPIQSREHILISNILSHAWRDGRDLDLGRLIGEIQSPPFERVGILDIDTFYPAKDRGTLAMQINNLLASPTFASWMEGEPIDIKKMLHTEEGKPCVSIVSISHLNDQERMFFVTILLNEILAWTRTQPGTSSLRAILYMDEVFGYFPPTKNPPSKQPMLTLLKQARAFGLGCVLATQNPVDLDYKGLSNAGTWFLGRLQTERDKARVLEGLEGASTQAGSTFDKGKMEELLAGLGSRVFLMNNVHDDQPTVFETRWVMSYLRGPLTRNQIQTLVESDPNYDPKQAAAEAMAGRVARPSAEPVAKMEPQIDQTQLVPADIHQLFVEPNRRINKGEKLIYRPALMARGQLHYVRTTWKTDKWEEKTFLAQITGNQTPDEVWEEAEEVLENLDFYHEPDDEAEFAKLPTDMQKAKNYKRWEKEFKEFMYKDLPITLQKCASLKMFSEAGESPGDFRVRLEQQASERRDEETEKLRKRYGSKFSTLRDRIRRAEAKVEKEEEDYKSSRMNSVLSVGTTLMGALLGRKTLSVTNARRAQSSMRTFGRSSKEKNDISRAQENLEELHIKFEDLENEFNEAIEKLEEKLSVDNLEFEELTLSPRKSDLSIEQFAVVWLPWEVDDDGIAEPVY; this is encoded by the coding sequence ATGCAGGACTACGAAAAACTTGGCGTCTTTTATCTGGGCCGCGAATACGATATCGAAAACCGAAAGGGCCGGGACGACCTGTTGCTGTACGATTCGCGGGATCTTTGCACCCACGCGGTCGTCGTTGGAATGACCGGCAGTGGAAAGACGGGCTTGTGCGTTGGCATGCTGGAAGAGGCCGCGATGGATCGAATTCCGTCGATCGTGATCGACCCAAAAGGCGACATTTCCAATTTGCTGCTTACGTTTCCCAATCTGACGCCTGAAGAGTTTCGCCCGTGGATTGACGAAGGACAGGCCAGCCGCAAAGGCGTCACGCCGGAAGTTTTCGCGACTCAGGAAGCTGACAAGTGGAAGGAGGGCCTTGAGTCGTGGGGGCAAGACGCGGAGCGGATTCAGCGAATGCGCGACAATGTCGAAATGCGAGTCTACACGCCGGGCAGCACTTACGGTCGACCGCTGACGATTCTGAAGTCGTTCAACGCGCCGAACAAACAGGTTCTCGCAGATCCGGATCTGCTGGGCGATCGAATCAGCAGCGCGGCATCGGGACTGCTTTCGCTGTTGGGCATCGATGCGGATCCGATCCAGTCGCGGGAACACATTTTAATCTCAAATATTCTCAGCCATGCGTGGCGCGACGGACGCGACCTGGACCTGGGACGCTTGATCGGAGAGATTCAGTCGCCTCCGTTTGAACGCGTCGGCATTCTGGATATCGACACGTTCTATCCTGCCAAAGACCGCGGAACGTTGGCGATGCAGATCAACAATCTGCTTGCCAGCCCGACGTTCGCCAGCTGGATGGAAGGCGAGCCGATCGACATCAAGAAGATGTTGCACACAGAAGAAGGCAAGCCCTGCGTTTCGATCGTCTCAATTTCGCACCTCAACGATCAGGAGCGAATGTTCTTTGTGACCATTTTGCTCAACGAGATCCTTGCCTGGACGCGGACCCAACCGGGCACGTCCAGCCTTCGCGCGATCCTGTACATGGATGAAGTCTTCGGCTATTTCCCGCCGACGAAGAATCCTCCGTCCAAGCAACCGATGCTGACGTTGTTGAAACAGGCTCGTGCCTTCGGGCTTGGTTGCGTTCTGGCAACTCAAAACCCGGTCGACCTGGACTACAAGGGACTTTCCAACGCCGGCACCTGGTTCCTCGGTCGGTTGCAAACCGAACGCGACAAGGCTCGGGTTCTGGAAGGTTTGGAAGGCGCTTCCACGCAAGCCGGTTCAACGTTTGACAAAGGAAAGATGGAAGAGCTATTGGCGGGTTTGGGCAGTCGCGTTTTCCTGATGAACAACGTGCACGACGACCAGCCAACGGTTTTTGAAACGCGTTGGGTCATGTCGTACTTGCGCGGTCCGTTGACGCGAAACCAGATTCAAACTCTGGTTGAATCCGACCCGAACTACGATCCCAAACAGGCCGCTGCGGAAGCGATGGCGGGACGTGTTGCTCGTCCTTCCGCCGAACCGGTCGCCAAAATGGAACCGCAGATCGATCAGACGCAGTTGGTTCCTGCGGATATCCATCAGCTGTTTGTGGAACCGAACCGTCGGATCAACAAGGGCGAAAAACTGATCTACCGTCCGGCTTTGATGGCCCGCGGGCAGTTGCACTACGTTCGCACGACGTGGAAAACGGACAAATGGGAAGAGAAAACGTTTCTGGCTCAGATCACCGGCAACCAAACTCCTGATGAGGTTTGGGAGGAAGCCGAAGAGGTGCTGGAGAATCTTGACTTCTACCATGAGCCGGATGATGAAGCTGAGTTTGCCAAGCTCCCGACGGACATGCAGAAGGCCAAGAACTACAAACGCTGGGAGAAGGAATTCAAGGAGTTCATGTACAAGGATTTGCCAATCACTTTGCAGAAGTGTGCTTCCTTGAAAATGTTCAGCGAAGCAGGCGAATCTCCTGGCGATTTCCGCGTCCGACTGGAGCAACAGGCTTCCGAGCGCCGCGACGAGGAAACGGAGAAACTTCGCAAACGTTACGGCAGCAAATTTTCGACGTTGCGTGATCGAATTCGTCGAGCCGAAGCGAAAGTTGAAAAGGAAGAAGAAGATTACAAGTCCAGCCGAATGAACAGCGTGCTGTCCGTCGGCACGACGTTGATGGGCGCGTTACTGGGCCGCAAAACGCTCAGCGTCACCAACGCACGTCGGGCTCAAAGTTCGATGCGAACGTTCGGCAGGTCTTCCAAGGAAAAGAATGACATCAGTCGCGCTCAGGAGAATCTGGAAGAGTTGCACATCAAGTTTGAGGATCTCGAAAACGAGTTCAACGAGGCGATTGAAAAACTGGAAGAAAAGCTCTCGGTCGACAATCTTGAATTCGAGGAACTGACCTTGTCGCCACGCAAAAGCGACCTTTCGATCGAACAGTTCGCTGTCGTTTGGCTCCCTTGGGAAGTCGACGACGACGGCATCGCAGAACCGGTTTATTAG
- a CDS encoding dihydroorotase, with protein MKTLIQGANVVTPDGTIEADVLIEGQLIKAIGKDLGDAETTIDASGKHLIPGVIDDQVHFREPGLTEKEDLAHATRACAKGGVTSFLEMPNTVPNTITVEALEQKLDLASEKCIVNYGFYIGATPDNVDELNKATRTPGIKIFIGSSTGNLLVDEQAALEKIFAETSLPICAHCEDETTVRANAAKYASSTDVADHSKVRDHEAALIATRRAIDLAHRHNHRFHVLHVSTGAEVDLIAEAGDLITAEACPHHLFFNIDDYARLGSLIKMNPSIKTAADNERLWQGLLDGTIGVVATDHAPHTMAEKQLPYPKCPSGLPAVENYLALMLNEVNRGRCSLQQVVSWMCEAPAKVWDIKNKGRIEVGRDADLTLVDMGLDRTISNGQQQTKCGWSPWDGETLKGWAVRTFVMGQEVYRLENGVETFSNSPTGHEIQYDHPAS; from the coding sequence ATGAAGACACTTATTCAAGGCGCAAATGTCGTCACGCCGGACGGTACGATTGAAGCAGACGTTTTGATCGAAGGCCAACTGATCAAAGCGATTGGCAAAGATCTCGGAGACGCCGAAACGACCATCGACGCCAGCGGAAAGCATTTGATTCCAGGCGTAATCGATGACCAAGTGCACTTTCGGGAGCCCGGTCTGACCGAAAAAGAAGATCTCGCGCACGCGACGCGGGCTTGTGCCAAAGGCGGCGTGACCAGCTTTCTCGAAATGCCGAACACCGTTCCGAACACGATCACGGTTGAAGCGCTCGAACAAAAGCTCGACCTTGCGTCCGAGAAGTGCATCGTCAACTACGGATTCTACATCGGTGCCACGCCAGACAATGTCGACGAGCTCAACAAAGCGACGCGAACGCCCGGCATCAAGATTTTCATCGGTTCGAGCACTGGCAATTTGTTGGTCGATGAACAGGCGGCGCTAGAAAAGATTTTTGCTGAAACGAGCCTGCCGATTTGTGCTCATTGCGAAGACGAAACAACCGTTCGGGCTAACGCTGCGAAATATGCCAGCTCAACCGACGTTGCGGATCACTCGAAAGTCCGCGATCACGAAGCGGCTTTGATCGCGACGCGCCGCGCGATCGATTTGGCTCATCGACACAACCACCGGTTCCATGTGCTGCATGTCTCTACGGGAGCAGAAGTTGACTTGATCGCTGAAGCTGGCGATTTGATCACGGCGGAAGCATGTCCGCACCATCTGTTCTTCAATATCGACGACTACGCTCGGCTGGGTTCGCTCATCAAGATGAACCCTTCGATCAAAACCGCGGCGGACAACGAGCGACTTTGGCAAGGGCTGCTCGATGGGACGATCGGCGTGGTCGCGACGGATCATGCGCCTCACACGATGGCGGAAAAGCAATTACCGTATCCGAAATGTCCTTCCGGTTTGCCAGCGGTTGAGAACTATCTTGCGCTGATGCTGAACGAAGTGAACCGCGGTCGGTGTTCGTTGCAGCAGGTTGTTTCATGGATGTGCGAAGCTCCGGCGAAAGTCTGGGATATCAAGAACAAAGGCCGTATCGAAGTTGGCCGTGACGCCGATTTGACGTTGGTGGACATGGGGCTTGATCGCACCATTTCCAACGGTCAGCAACAGACGAAATGCGGTTGGAGTCCCTGGGACGGCGAAACGCTCAAAGGCTGGGCGGTGCGGACTTTCGTGATGGGGCAGGAGGTCTATCGATTGGAAAATGGCGTGGAAACATTTTCCAATTCGCCAACGGGCCACGAGATTCAGTACGATCACCCCGCAAGTTGA